The Streptomyces sp. NBC_00569 genomic sequence GCGCCGGTAGCCGGGCGGGAGCGTCTGTGATGGGCGCATGTGCCATTACTGCGGTTGCCGTGAGATTCCGCTGATCAAGGAGTTCATCGCCGAGCACGAGAGGGTGACCGACGCCGCGGGGGATGCGGTGCGCGCCCTGGAACGCGGTGACACGGCGGCCGCGCGAGAGCTGACCGAGGTGATGTCACGGGAGCTGGCCACGCACTGGCAGGGTGAGGAGAACGGCCTGTTCGCGGCGATGCGGGAGGATCCGGAATACACGGACTACATCGACGCGCTGGTCGCCGAGCACCGTGAGCTGGCCGCGCTGCTGCCCGCTCTCGACCTCACGGACGCCACCGACGCGGGCCGGTTCAAAGCGGCGGCCGACGAGCTGCACCGCCACATCTCCAAGGAGGAGGACGGCCTCTTCCCGGCATCGCTGACCGCGCTGTCCGGCGACGAGTGGAATGCGTCGATGGCGGCGTGGCGCGCGGCGCATCCGCAGGAGAACGAGTCGTAGACGCAGCGCTCTGAAGCCGATCGGTACAAGGCCCCAACGGGTCTCGGAACGTGGCGCATCGTGGAACGTGTGCGTCGGGTGGCGCTGGCGGACGGCAAATCGGGTTGCACGGGCGGCGGCGCGGCACGCAGCATCTGCGCATGACCGCAAACAACGCTTCCCTGCCGCCGGCTCCCTCCGCTCGACGCGGGCGAGTCCAGCAGCAGCCCCGCCGATCGCGGAGGCCGATTCTCGTGCGGTCATGACCGCCGCACTGGTCGCGGGACTCCTTGCCGGTTATGGCATCGCCATGCCGGTGGGAGCTGTCGCGACATACCTGGTGGCCCTCACAGCGCGAACGGCACTGAAGATCGGCGCCTGTGCCGCACTCGGGGTTGCCACCGCCGACGGCGTGTACGCCCTGATCGCCGAGGCCGGGGGTTCAGCACTCGCCCGGACCATCCAGCCGGTGCTGCTGCCTCTGCGCTGGGCGTCGGCCCTGGTACTCGTCGCCCTGGCGGTCCGAAGCGGTGTGACGGCAGTGAGAAAGTACCGCAGACGTCATGCGCCCGCCCCGGGGGACGAGGGCGTAC encodes the following:
- a CDS encoding hemerythrin domain-containing protein, translated to MCHYCGCREIPLIKEFIAEHERVTDAAGDAVRALERGDTAAARELTEVMSRELATHWQGEENGLFAAMREDPEYTDYIDALVAEHRELAALLPALDLTDATDAGRFKAAADELHRHISKEEDGLFPASLTALSGDEWNASMAAWRAAHPQENES
- a CDS encoding LysE family transporter, which codes for MTAALVAGLLAGYGIAMPVGAVATYLVALTARTALKIGACAALGVATADGVYALIAEAGGSALARTIQPVLLPLRWASALVLVALAVRSGVTAVRKYRRRHAPAPGDEGVPVSAARAYLVLCGITLMNPLTVVYFVALVLGGRAASAPSHLEQAVFVLAAFAASASWQLLLAGGGALLGRALTGARGQLTTALASSLLITVLAWRLLASSA